The Macaca mulatta isolate MMU2019108-1 chromosome 19, T2T-MMU8v2.0, whole genome shotgun sequence sequence AGCTGAGGCAAGTGACTACTTTTCCGACGTGCTGTCCCTCCCGTCCCTCCCAAGGGTAAGAAAGGGCCTGCTGTGTTTCTCTGGAGCTCAGGGGTGCTTTTAGCCTCTGCAGCAAGGAAGCGTGGCCAGGTTGAAAATCAAACATTTAATAAACTGTGGGCCTGGGGGTGAGGAGAACTTGCCAAGGGTGGGGAGCATGAAGGCTGGGCCCATGGCAGGGGCTGGACTTGCTATGTTTTGGGAGTTCAGCACAAGGagctttgggtttttgtttttttttctgccaagATGCATTATAGAACCATGAAAAACAATTTCTCAGTGTGGCCCAAATGGTGGCCTCACAGTCTTCTGGAGGCTGTCACTAAGGCGTGAGTCTCCCGGCAGCTGTCAGCATTCACCATCTCTGTGGGTCTGTTCTTCTGAAGCAGTGGCCTGGGGGGAcatgaaaattcattttaaaggAAGTTGTGAGCCGTGAAGACTCCAAACCAACTCTATATTAATCTTGTCCAGGTACACATGACATTCACGCCCTGATCCTTGGGAGAGCTATCACGGGAATCCAGGCATTCACAGCCAGCAAGTGAGCCCGTCCCATCAGGGGCCCAAAACTCTGAAGCCCCTTTCTGGAGAGAGGCCTGGCTGGACCGCAGGAGCGCCATGCTCTGAGAGGGAGGTGGCGGATGGCGTGGGAAGTGAGAgacactgatttttaaatatcaaaatttcCCTTTGAAGTCGTTCGGATGTGTTCCTTAAAAAGAAGATGGAATTCTCTGTAGAGCGTCTCAATCCACTTTTAACCATGGATGAGAACAGACTCCATTTACCCTGAAATAGCAGCTTTTCTTGAGAGGAGAGTGACATTGAAGCAACTCCGTCTGCTCCAGCCGACCCCTCACACTGAGTTCACAGTGTGCCCTCCGTCCCTCCCGTCTGGGGGTAGTGCCTTATGCTGGGTGTTGGAGCGGAGTGAGGGAGAGGAAAATAAAGAGCTGCACATCTGACCCCAAGGTGTCAGGCCAGTTTACTGGTAACCACCTGAGAAGTAGTTTCAGCCACGGAAGAAACGAACACGTCTGGGGGCTGTGAGTCGCTGGGACGTGGTGGGGACTTCCCCCTAGAGTGGTCTGGCCCCCGTCTGAGTCTTAGGCTCTGGTGTGAAAAAGAAACCCAGGTTAGCAGTGACAGGCTGTGCCAGGGCTGCAGGGCTCAGGGCTGTGGGCAGAGGGGATGATTTCTGAGTGGCAGGGGTGCAGGGGACTTTGTCCTTTCTGTCACCACAGAGCTGCTCATACAACAGTGGGACATGACAACGGGTTGGCTTCTCAGCTCAGACACACCATGTTATAGGGGACCACAAACAAGATGGTAAGTGCACCAGGGGCTTTGCAGGGACTGTGGCCTGGTGGGGTCAGTGCTGGGTGCCTGGTTTCTGTTCACATTTACTCTTGGCTGGGCCATCCCTGTCCTCTTCCTCAGGCAGCGCCCCCCATGTGAGTTTCCTCATACCTCAGGCTGGAGACACAGGTCTTTGTACACAGTCTCCACGCTGTGGCAGACTTGTTTGAGCTCTGTCTCCAAATGGCTGATCTTTGCCATTTTCTGGGTGAACTCTTGGAGCTTTTCCTGGATGATCTTGTTGTGGTCATTATAAATCTGATAGATCCTCTCCTCTAATTTCTCTGTCAGATCCGAAACCTTTTAAAGAATAAGATGTGTTCTTGGAAAATCAAACAAGAGGTATCATAAGACATATGTGTTAAGTGGGTTTCTTAGATTTCTGTAATTTATCTTATGAAAATggcaaaataggccgggcatggtggctcacgcctataatcccagcactttgggaggcagaggcgggtgggtcacttgaggtcaggagtttaagaccagcctggccaacatggtgaaaccccgtctctactaaaaatacaaaaattagctgggcatggtggcacatgcctgtaatcccagctattcgggaggctgaggcaggagaatcacttcaacccaggaggtggaggttgcagtgagacgagattccaccactgcactccagcctggacaagagtgagactccgtctccaaaaaaaaaaaaaagaaagaaaatggcaaaataggccaggcatggtggctcatgcctgtaatcccagcactttggtaggccgaggtgggtggattacttgaggccaggaattcaagaccagcctggccaa is a genomic window containing:
- the SYCE2 gene encoding synaptonemal complex central element protein 2 isoform X1 translates to MERQGVDVPHVKCKDQEPQPLGESKEHQRWEENCKEEAGGGPASASCQLTVLEGKSGLYFSSLDSSIDILQKRAQELIENINESRQKDHALMTNFRNSLKTKVSDLTEKLEERIYQIYNDHNKIIQEKLQEFTQKMAKISHLETELKQVCHSVETVYKDLCLQPESLRLRRGPDHSRGKSPPRPSDSQPPDVFVSSVAETTSQATASEEQTHRDGEC